One window of Mycoplasma cottewii genomic DNA carries:
- a CDS encoding STREFT protein yields the protein MAKLWKSLKDYKKWYVPILMLLVVISAFLGFTSSYVDNKKNKFINSVENYIKLSSYAVKGKILNDEEGIDANYINQRLANKKVIDELGTNFIWKPDNDSSVSDTKIGDVLESYFGKSSDLFNKEIQYIDKNDNNQLKDITKKSPDSIVPDSIEPLINQLSIVQNTLASVSSQTLGLGIDLIQKNVLTTNKLIDSIKHNDIVKKVIEFIVNNEKTLKSIGEFLINNHKLNPSFYKNLNVRQLFNKELNSISTAITGQEHFNHNTDNLAEDLSSFILKTAYQVIATEFGKKDVEFLDKIKNVFNEFKNVFNREMLIKILPELLRYIKSELYFSMYYVVNENLSISELLNKRVESFKILADDKLDLLVLIKGLAKVMQEEKYANRFLDFMFKRVDKSKVYFDAKNKPNSIGTSNLFFDLINSVQNLILFLSNALEHVVPIIEKYVKTHQDNIQKLITDQINKLFEKVSAGHKKAYFNGNKLNIEIWSGTRFFDINYVTGHVHIFGEKGIITTVINALKNLFSLYSNVGATLLNFIKHIFYRDKEFNFTFKDAFINISNIWKLFSDILDIRYIDDNKRELALYLGLGPGKVIEAWSIYDVINLPNRGIVNSIGSIVKDINKVLDPLRTILNKLTEYKFINSPSEFVDSQSSGINKTKWFPAYLENAGKYFEKQSDIETPEYDLIKTLYDENGNFATEFTQKWAEFIIPDIKDNSNPLIPIVKAITNNKPVKQKGKDQPAVINSLADIKNAIEISGESLISNTAFYRNIPSLKNINVPLSKLKALGIDGINDETLDKFLSRIGTSVEQYLDKHPKESIGIDVSAIGYILKSLYIKVTATSSDPKSEKVENKNILQTIIDSLDSRESNDSSTKPDYSYFLWDKIKFTLDGQDLTNEITMDKSVSPLRYLIGIDQSTFIKKSISHSLCILLGGLNIHDEFYNVSVNNKKSVTSLFEALSFVLNNKQKELNQKEKEIIGQYYEKDAWTTKHISSSKNKIKYKLIRTKFSNSQFNNIIGQEFEVTLEKQENNNSYWEIKSVIALNYTNLLQ from the coding sequence ATGGCTAAATTATGAAAATCATTAAAAGATTATAAAAAATGATATGTACCTATTTTAATGCTTTTAGTTGTTATAAGTGCTTTTTTAGGTTTTACTTCTAGTTATGTAGATAATAAAAAAAATAAATTTATTAATAGTGTTGAAAATTATATTAAACTAAGTTCTTATGCTGTTAAAGGTAAAATTTTAAATGATGAAGAAGGAATTGATGCTAATTATATTAATCAACGTTTAGCAAATAAAAAAGTAATTGATGAATTAGGAACTAATTTTATATGAAAACCAGATAACGATAGTTCAGTTAGTGATACTAAAATTGGTGATGTTTTAGAAAGTTATTTTGGTAAAAGTAGTGATCTTTTTAATAAAGAAATTCAATATATAGATAAAAATGATAATAATCAACTTAAAGATATAACTAAAAAATCACCTGATTCAATCGTTCCAGATAGTATTGAACCTTTAATTAATCAACTATCTATTGTTCAAAATACTTTAGCAAGTGTTTCATCTCAAACTTTAGGATTGGGAATTGATTTAATTCAAAAAAATGTTTTAACAACAAATAAACTTATTGATAGCATTAAACACAATGATATTGTAAAAAAAGTAATAGAATTTATTGTTAATAATGAAAAAACACTTAAAAGTATAGGTGAATTTTTAATTAATAACCATAAATTAAATCCTAGTTTTTATAAAAACTTAAACGTAAGACAATTATTTAATAAAGAATTAAATAGTATTTCAACAGCTATTACAGGGCAAGAGCATTTTAATCATAATACTGATAATTTAGCAGAAGATTTATCAAGTTTTATTTTAAAAACAGCTTATCAAGTAATTGCAACTGAGTTTGGTAAAAAAGATGTTGAATTTTTAGATAAAATAAAAAACGTTTTTAATGAATTTAAAAACGTTTTTAACCGTGAAATGTTAATTAAAATACTACCTGAACTTTTAAGATATATAAAAAGTGAATTATACTTTTCAATGTATTATGTAGTTAATGAAAATTTAAGTATAAGTGAACTATTAAATAAAAGAGTTGAGTCATTTAAAATTTTAGCTGATGACAAATTAGATCTTTTAGTTTTAATTAAAGGTTTAGCTAAAGTAATGCAAGAAGAAAAATACGCTAACAGATTTTTAGATTTCATGTTTAAAAGAGTAGATAAATCTAAAGTTTATTTTGATGCAAAAAATAAACCAAATAGTATTGGAACTTCTAATTTATTTTTCGATCTTATTAACTCAGTTCAAAATTTAATACTTTTCTTATCAAATGCTTTAGAACATGTAGTTCCTATAATTGAAAAATACGTTAAAACTCATCAAGATAATATTCAAAAATTAATAACTGATCAAATTAATAAATTATTTGAAAAAGTTAGCGCAGGTCATAAAAAAGCTTATTTTAATGGTAATAAATTAAATATAGAAATTTGATCTGGTACAAGATTTTTTGACATTAACTATGTAACAGGTCATGTTCATATTTTTGGTGAAAAAGGAATTATTACTACAGTTATAAATGCTTTAAAAAATTTATTTTCACTTTATTCTAATGTTGGTGCAACATTATTGAATTTTATAAAACATATTTTTTATAGAGATAAAGAATTTAATTTTACTTTTAAAGATGCGTTTATAAATATAAGTAATATTTGAAAATTATTTAGTGATATATTAGATATAAGATATATTGATGATAATAAAAGAGAGTTAGCACTATATTTAGGGTTAGGTCCTGGAAAAGTCATTGAAGCGTGATCTATATATGATGTAATTAATCTTCCTAATAGAGGTATTGTTAACAGTATAGGAAGTATAGTAAAAGATATCAATAAAGTTTTAGACCCTTTAAGAACAATATTAAATAAATTAACTGAATATAAATTTATAAATTCACCTAGTGAATTTGTAGACAGTCAAAGTTCAGGGATAAATAAAACAAAATGATTCCCAGCATATTTAGAAAACGCTGGAAAATACTTTGAAAAACAATCAGATATTGAAACTCCTGAATATGATCTAATTAAAACTTTATATGATGAGAATGGAAATTTTGCAACAGAGTTTACTCAAAAATGAGCTGAATTTATTATTCCAGATATTAAAGATAACTCTAATCCACTTATTCCTATTGTTAAAGCAATAACAAACAATAAACCAGTAAAACAAAAAGGTAAAGATCAACCTGCTGTTATTAATTCTCTAGCTGATATTAAAAATGCTATAGAAATTTCTGGAGAATCATTAATTTCAAATACTGCATTTTATAGAAACATTCCGTCATTAAAAAATATAAATGTGCCATTATCTAAATTAAAAGCACTAGGTATAGATGGAATTAATGATGAAACTTTAGATAAATTTTTATCTAGAATTGGAACATCAGTTGAACAATACTTAGATAAACACCCTAAAGAATCTATTGGAATTGATGTTTCAGCAATAGGTTATATTTTAAAATCTTTATACATTAAAGTGACTGCGACTTCATCAGATCCAAAATCAGAAAAAGTTGAAAATAAAAATATTCTTCAAACTATTATTGATTCACTAGATTCTCGTGAATCAAATGATAGTTCAACTAAACCTGATTATTCTTATTTCTTATGAGATAAAATTAAATTTACTTTAGATGGTCAAGATTTAACTAATGAAATTACAATGGATAAATCAGTTTCTCCTTTAAGATATTTAATAGGAATAGATCAATCAACATTTATTAAAAAATCTATATCACATAGTTTATGTATTTTATTAGGTGGATTAAATATTCATGATGAATTTTACAATGTAAGTGTAAATAATAAAAAATCAGTTACCTCATTATTTGAAGCTTTAAGTTTTGTTTTAAATAATAAACAAAAAGAACTGAACCAAAAAGAAAAAGAAATTATTGGTCAATACTATGAAAAAGATGCTTGAACAACTAAACATATTAGTTCATCAAAAAATAAAATTAAATATAAATTAATAAGAACTAAGTTCTCAAATTCTCAATTTAATAATATTATTGGTCAAGAATTTGAAGTTACACTTGAAAAACAAGAAAATAATAATTCATATTGAGAAATTAAAAGTGTTATAGCTTTAAACTATACAAATTTATTACAGTAA